In a genomic window of Thiolapillus brandeum:
- a CDS encoding HPr family phosphocarrier protein, whose translation MKSAPVVIPNRLGLHARAAAKLVSTASGFSSQVYLERNGNRINGKSIMGVMMLAASQGSEITIITEGDDEGPALESLLTLVEDGFGEEQ comes from the coding sequence ATGAAATCTGCTCCGGTGGTCATACCCAACCGGCTTGGGCTACACGCCCGGGCCGCAGCAAAACTGGTAAGCACCGCCAGCGGCTTCTCTTCCCAGGTATATCTGGAACGCAATGGCAACCGTATCAACGGCAAAAGCATCATGGGGGTAATGATGCTCGCGGCCAGTCAGGGTAGCGAAATCACCATCATCACCGAAGGGGATGACGAAGGCCCCGCACTGGAATCTCTACTCACCCTGGTGGAAGACGGGTTCGGGGAAGAGCAATGA
- a CDS encoding PTS sugar transporter subunit IIA has translation MSIGILLITHPGIGDMLLKNASELLGNCPLRIRCLDIPLDDDREQLMQLAQKSARALDDGSGVLILTDAFGATPSNIACELTREIQANVVSGLNLPMLIRVFNYSSDDLAALTHKAAEGGIRGIQVSRATEEES, from the coding sequence ATGAGCATCGGCATTCTTCTGATCACCCATCCCGGCATTGGAGACATGCTGCTGAAAAATGCCAGCGAATTGCTGGGCAACTGTCCCCTACGCATCCGCTGTCTTGACATTCCCCTGGACGATGATCGCGAGCAACTGATGCAGTTGGCGCAAAAATCGGCCCGGGCTCTGGATGACGGCAGCGGGGTGCTGATACTGACAGATGCCTTCGGTGCAACTCCCAGCAATATTGCCTGCGAGCTTACCCGGGAAATACAGGCCAATGTGGTATCCGGCCTCAACCTGCCCATGCTCATCCGCGTATTCAACTACAGCAGCGATGATCTGGCGGCACTCACCCACAAGGCAGCAGAAGGCGGCATACGTGGTATTCAGGTATCCCGGGCCACGGAGGAGGAGTCATGA
- the hprK gene encoding HPr(Ser) kinase/phosphatase, translated as MQHQITVEDLLDALQERLRLRLLAGKKGLGNIIFDAREEKSDPIVAGPLNYIHPSRIQIIGPKEKKYLTGLSGEEQEAAFTRLFSAEPAAILLSNRLKSLPALEKLARKHQVPLLASSLKDSQILDNIQYYTARFFARKTTLHGVFLEVLGMGVLLTGHSAVGKSELALELIIRGHRLIADDVTEFRRVAPDILSGSCPPLLREFLEVRGLGILNIPAMFGDSAIRHSKYLQIIIHLKRMKLQEIADMERLRGAHRYRTVLGVEIPEITVPVAPGRNLAILVETAVRNHMLKLKGYDAAEIFIERQSQAIENDKQ; from the coding sequence ATGCAGCATCAGATCACCGTTGAGGATCTGCTGGACGCCCTGCAGGAGCGTCTGCGACTGCGGCTCCTGGCGGGAAAAAAAGGACTGGGCAACATTATTTTTGATGCCAGGGAAGAAAAGTCCGATCCCATCGTTGCCGGTCCTCTGAATTACATCCACCCCAGCCGCATCCAGATCATCGGCCCCAAGGAGAAGAAGTATCTGACGGGCCTGAGCGGAGAAGAACAGGAGGCCGCGTTCACCCGGCTGTTCTCGGCTGAACCCGCAGCCATACTCCTGAGCAACCGTCTGAAATCCCTGCCTGCCCTGGAAAAACTGGCCAGGAAACACCAGGTTCCCCTCCTCGCCTCGTCCCTCAAAGACAGCCAGATTCTGGACAATATCCAGTACTACACGGCACGTTTTTTTGCACGCAAGACGACTTTGCACGGAGTTTTCCTCGAAGTACTGGGCATGGGGGTTCTTCTCACCGGCCATTCCGCCGTGGGCAAGAGCGAACTGGCCCTGGAGCTGATCATTCGCGGCCACCGCCTTATCGCTGACGACGTCACCGAATTCCGCCGCGTCGCTCCGGATATTCTCAGCGGCAGCTGCCCCCCCTTGCTGCGGGAGTTCCTTGAAGTGCGTGGCCTGGGTATTCTCAATATTCCTGCCATGTTTGGCGACAGCGCCATCCGACACAGCAAGTATCTGCAAATCATCATCCATCTGAAACGCATGAAACTTCAGGAAATCGCCGACATGGAACGATTGCGGGGAGCCCACCGTTATCGCACCGTCCTTGGCGTGGAAATACCGGAGATCACGGTTCCGGTAGCGCCGGGACGCAACCTGGCCATACTGGTGGAAACCGCCGTACGCAATCATATGCTCAAGCTCAAAGGCTACGATGCTGCAGAAATATTTATCGAACGCCAGAGCCAGGCCATCGAGAACGACAAGCAATGA
- a CDS encoding PTS sugar transporter subunit IIA gives MLPEDLLQPDQISLGDDAGSKKRALEHLSELLASGTNAPGAEAIYEKLLERERLGSTGMSQGIALPHARIKGISKPVGAFIRLKQGIDFDAMDSKPVDILFGLLVPEQATDVHLELLASLARLFSKPEVCAQVRQAESTDQIMRIFNPPPLANAASDHR, from the coding sequence ATGCTACCCGAAGACCTGTTGCAACCGGACCAGATCAGCCTGGGAGACGATGCAGGCAGCAAGAAACGCGCCCTGGAACACCTGTCGGAGCTACTGGCTTCGGGAACCAATGCTCCCGGCGCGGAAGCCATCTACGAAAAACTGCTGGAGCGCGAACGCCTCGGCAGCACCGGCATGAGTCAGGGCATCGCCCTGCCCCACGCACGCATCAAGGGCATCAGCAAACCCGTAGGAGCATTCATACGTTTGAAGCAGGGCATTGATTTCGACGCCATGGACAGCAAACCGGTAGATATCCTGTTCGGCCTGCTGGTGCCGGAACAGGCCACGGATGTTCACCTGGAACTACTCGCCAGTCTGGCCAGACTGTTCAGCAAACCCGAAGTCTGTGCCCAGGTGCGCCAGGCAGAAAGTACCGACCAGATCATGCGCATTTTCAATCCACCGCCCTTGGCCAATGCAGCATCAGATCACCGTTGA
- the hpf gene encoding ribosome hibernation-promoting factor, HPF/YfiA family, with amino-acid sequence MQLSVTGHHVELTDALRSYVEDKIKRIERHFDHVTNVHVILSVEKHMQKAEATVHVSGADVFADDIQEDMYAAIDGLVDKLDRQILRHKEKIQKRVRSNGAKAIMAEMPE; translated from the coding sequence ATGCAACTGAGCGTAACCGGTCACCATGTAGAACTCACTGACGCCCTGCGCAGCTATGTCGAAGACAAGATCAAGCGCATCGAACGTCATTTCGATCATGTTACCAATGTCCATGTCATCCTCAGTGTGGAAAAGCACATGCAGAAGGCCGAGGCCACCGTGCATGTCAGTGGCGCCGATGTATTTGCCGATGACATTCAGGAAGACATGTATGCAGCGATCGATGGATTGGTGGACAAGCTCGACAGGCAGATTCTCAGACACAAGGAAAAAATCCAGAAGCGGGTGCGCAGCAATGGCGCCAAGGCCATAATGGCGGAAATGCCCGAGTAA
- a CDS encoding RNA polymerase factor sigma-54: MKPSIQLRLGQNLTMTPQLQQAIRLLQLSTLELKQEIQEALESNLMLEIEEDGQAGLSQETTPDTNDNSPDSPAEPLGVEGSQDTIPEELPVDANWEDQYDIPVTRTQQGSSEESADFLARESHAETLQDYLHWQLNLTPFSPQDRGIAMAIIDGIAPDGYLKVPLEDILIDMQDEEIGMEEVLTVLHRVQHFDPPGIAARDPRECLLLQLEQLPDQPLKPQAEKLLRDHFELVTGNNEAHIRKQLRINSEEVRQVFRLIRSLNPYPGSSISPPDTRYVEPDVFVQKKNGRWLVSLNPDTMPRLRVNPEYAGLVKRADNSSDNVTLKDHLQEARWFLKSLQGRNQTLLKVATRIVEVQQGFFEHGEEAMKPLILKDIAEAVDMHESTISRITTGKYMHTPRGVLEFKYFFSSHVSTDNGDQASATAIRAHIRKLILAEDPKKPLSDNKIATMLSNDGIKVARRTVAKYREAMAIPPSNERKRLV, translated from the coding sequence ATGAAACCATCCATCCAGCTCCGTCTGGGTCAGAATCTGACCATGACCCCCCAGTTACAGCAGGCCATCCGCCTGCTGCAACTTTCCACATTGGAGCTCAAACAGGAAATTCAGGAAGCGCTGGAATCCAACCTCATGCTCGAGATCGAGGAGGATGGGCAGGCTGGCTTGTCTCAGGAAACCACCCCCGACACCAACGACAATTCCCCGGACAGCCCTGCAGAGCCCCTGGGGGTGGAAGGCAGCCAGGACACTATCCCGGAAGAACTCCCCGTGGACGCCAATTGGGAAGATCAGTATGATATTCCGGTGACCCGCACCCAGCAGGGCAGCAGCGAGGAATCTGCTGATTTCCTGGCCCGGGAAAGTCATGCAGAAACCTTACAGGACTATCTGCACTGGCAGCTCAATCTCACGCCCTTTTCCCCTCAGGATCGGGGTATCGCCATGGCCATCATCGATGGTATTGCCCCGGACGGCTACCTGAAGGTTCCCCTGGAAGACATCCTGATCGACATGCAGGATGAGGAAATCGGCATGGAGGAAGTGCTCACGGTGCTCCACCGTGTCCAGCATTTCGACCCCCCCGGTATTGCTGCCCGGGATCCCCGGGAATGCCTGTTACTGCAACTGGAACAGCTGCCGGATCAACCGCTCAAGCCCCAGGCCGAGAAACTCCTGCGCGACCACTTCGAGCTGGTCACCGGCAACAATGAGGCGCACATCCGCAAGCAACTCAGAATCAACAGCGAGGAAGTACGCCAGGTGTTTCGCCTGATCCGGTCACTCAACCCCTACCCCGGCTCAAGCATCTCCCCACCCGACACCCGTTATGTGGAGCCCGATGTGTTCGTGCAGAAAAAGAACGGTCGCTGGCTGGTCTCACTGAACCCGGACACCATGCCACGGCTGCGGGTGAATCCCGAGTATGCCGGGCTGGTGAAACGCGCTGACAACAGCAGCGACAATGTCACCCTGAAAGATCACCTGCAGGAAGCCCGCTGGTTCCTCAAAAGCCTGCAAGGCCGCAATCAGACGCTACTCAAGGTGGCCACCCGCATCGTGGAAGTGCAGCAGGGTTTTTTCGAGCACGGCGAAGAAGCCATGAAGCCCCTGATTCTCAAGGACATTGCCGAAGCGGTGGACATGCACGAGTCCACCATCTCCCGAATCACCACGGGAAAATACATGCATACTCCAAGGGGCGTGCTGGAGTTCAAGTACTTCTTCTCCAGCCACGTCTCCACGGACAACGGCGATCAGGCATCGGCAACGGCAATTCGCGCCCATATCCGCAAATTGATTCTCGCGGAAGACCCGAAGAAGCCCTTGTCAGACAACAAGATCGCCACCATGTTATCCAATGACGGCATCAAGGTAGCCCGGCGTACTGTCGCCAAATACCGAGAAGCGATGGCAATCCCGCCATCCAACGAACGCAAACGTCTCGTTTAA
- the lptB gene encoding LPS export ABC transporter ATP-binding protein gives MSFLTAEGLVKKYRGKAVTNGVSLHVDEGEVVGLLGPNGAGKTTCFYMIMGLVPVDAGSINLGGRDLTSRPMHVRARHGLGYLAQEPSIFRQLSVADNILAVLEIRGKLNRKARRERCEELLAEFGIGHLAGQKAIALSGGERRRLEIARSLATEPRIILLDEPFAGVDPISIADIQKIIRDLAQSGIAILITDHNVRETLGICERAYILSEGAVLAQGHPEEILAQEDVRNTYLGEHFRL, from the coding sequence ATGAGTTTTCTCACTGCAGAAGGTCTGGTGAAGAAATACCGGGGCAAAGCCGTGACCAACGGTGTCAGCCTGCATGTGGATGAGGGTGAGGTGGTGGGCCTGCTCGGTCCCAATGGCGCAGGCAAGACCACCTGTTTCTACATGATCATGGGGCTGGTTCCCGTGGACGCCGGCAGCATCAATCTCGGCGGCCGGGATCTGACCAGCCGTCCCATGCATGTACGCGCCCGCCACGGCCTGGGATATCTGGCCCAGGAACCTTCCATCTTCCGCCAGCTGAGCGTTGCCGACAACATTCTTGCGGTGCTGGAAATACGCGGCAAGCTGAACAGGAAGGCCCGCAGGGAACGCTGCGAAGAGCTGCTGGCCGAATTCGGCATCGGGCATCTTGCCGGGCAGAAAGCCATCGCCCTGTCCGGCGGTGAACGCCGCCGCCTGGAGATCGCCCGCAGTCTGGCCACGGAGCCACGCATCATACTCCTCGACGAGCCATTTGCCGGGGTGGATCCCATATCCATCGCAGACATACAAAAAATCATCCGGGATCTGGCCCAATCCGGCATTGCCATTCTGATCACGGATCATAACGTGCGTGAAACCCTGGGCATCTGTGAGCGCGCCTATATTCTTTCGGAGGGGGCGGTGCTCGCCCAGGGGCATCCGGAAGAAATTCTGGCCCAGGAAGATGTGCGCAACACCTATCTCGGAGAACATTTCAGGCTTTGA
- the lptA gene encoding lipopolysaccharide transport periplasmic protein LptA, translating to MLHNNRYLLLALLLAFASAALALPSDKDAPVEIEADSADIDGATNTTTYRGKVRISQGSMELKADKVVITFKGRKPHILTATGTPAKFRQKPEQDKGWVTGQGRTIVYRINSEELVLTGNAVLTQNDDSFRSDRIVYDRVKARLKAGAAAQGSERVKVIIHPQDTP from the coding sequence ATGTTGCACAATAACCGTTATCTGCTGCTGGCCCTGCTGCTGGCTTTTGCTTCAGCCGCGCTGGCCCTGCCCTCGGACAAGGATGCCCCCGTGGAGATCGAGGCAGACAGCGCCGACATCGACGGCGCCACCAACACCACCACCTACCGGGGCAAGGTGCGTATCAGCCAGGGCTCCATGGAGCTGAAGGCGGACAAGGTGGTCATCACGTTCAAGGGACGCAAACCCCATATACTCACGGCCACCGGCACCCCGGCAAAATTCCGCCAGAAGCCGGAACAGGACAAGGGTTGGGTGACGGGTCAGGGCCGGACCATCGTTTATCGCATCAACAGCGAAGAACTGGTACTCACGGGCAACGCTGTTCTCACTCAGAACGATGACAGCTTCCGCAGCGACCGCATCGTGTACGACCGGGTCAAGGCCCGCCTCAAGGCCGGCGCGGCTGCGCAAGGCTCGGAGCGGGTAAAAGTCATCATCCACCCCCAAGACACTCCCTGA
- the lptC gene encoding LPS export ABC transporter periplasmic protein LptC yields MRTWLLLLLLGVLGFTWWASRPEPSAISTTQTPGKDVQDYSLNGLALRQFDIQGQLSHRLLAEDMQHYRGSGLTRIQTPEYILYEQGSPVWTVNAARGELSSDQTLLKLFGKTTLEREADDMHPAMRLETADLRIYPHKEYAETDEPVTVTSEQNWIKSTGMQAWFKSPTRILFPAQARAHYVAQ; encoded by the coding sequence GTGCGCACCTGGCTGCTTCTGCTGCTACTTGGAGTACTCGGGTTCACCTGGTGGGCATCGAGACCGGAACCATCCGCGATTTCCACCACCCAGACACCTGGCAAAGACGTGCAGGATTACTCCTTGAACGGGCTGGCCCTGCGCCAGTTCGATATCCAGGGACAACTCAGCCACAGACTGCTGGCGGAAGACATGCAACACTACCGCGGCAGCGGGCTTACCCGTATTCAAACACCTGAGTACATTCTGTACGAGCAAGGCAGCCCCGTATGGACCGTCAATGCGGCCAGGGGCGAACTGTCCAGCGATCAAACCCTGCTGAAGCTGTTTGGCAAAACCACCCTGGAACGCGAAGCTGATGATATGCATCCCGCAATGCGCCTGGAAACTGCCGATTTGCGCATTTACCCGCATAAGGAATATGCCGAAACCGACGAGCCTGTGACTGTCACCAGCGAACAAAACTGGATAAAATCCACAGGCATGCAGGCCTGGTTCAAATCCCCAACCAGGATACTATTTCCGGCTCAGGCGAGGGCCCATTATGTTGCACAATAA
- the kdsC gene encoding 3-deoxy-manno-octulosonate-8-phosphatase KdsC: MQDILNKAAQIKLVIFDVDGVLTDGSLYLGDDGQEYKAFHSQDGHGMVMLQNSGVPIAIITGRSSQVVATRMASLGIHHLYQGQRDKRPAYAELKEKLGLKDEQIAYVGDDVVDLPVMSQVGFAIAVQDAHGFTKQHAHWITASAGGRGAAREVCELIMEAQGKLQDHLQTYLQ, from the coding sequence ATGCAGGATATTCTGAACAAGGCGGCCCAGATAAAGCTGGTGATATTCGACGTGGATGGCGTACTCACGGACGGCAGCCTGTATCTGGGCGACGACGGCCAGGAATACAAGGCCTTTCACTCCCAGGATGGTCACGGCATGGTGATGCTGCAGAACAGTGGCGTGCCGATTGCCATCATCACCGGGCGCAGCTCACAGGTGGTCGCCACACGCATGGCCAGCCTGGGTATCCATCATCTCTACCAGGGCCAGCGGGACAAGCGCCCCGCCTATGCAGAACTCAAAGAGAAACTGGGGCTGAAGGATGAACAGATTGCCTACGTGGGCGATGATGTGGTGGACCTGCCAGTCATGAGCCAGGTGGGGTTTGCCATTGCCGTGCAGGATGCCCATGGTTTCACCAAGCAACATGCCCACTGGATCACCGCATCTGCCGGCGGCCGGGGTGCCGCCAGGGAAGTCTGTGAGCTGATCATGGAAGCCCAGGGCAAACTGCAGGATCACCTGCAAACCTACCTCCAATAA
- a CDS encoding KpsF/GutQ family sugar-phosphate isomerase: MKPIPVSSKSDAEKLQELGLAVIRTEAQAVADLAQRIDAGFVHACEYMLHCTGRIVVTGMGKSGHVGNKIAATLASTGSPSFFVHPGEASHGDLGMITSGDVVLALSNSGETAEIITILPIIKRLGVPLISMTGNPASTLSREAEVNIDVSVSREACPLGLAPTASTTAALAMGDALAVALLETRGFTELDFARSHPGGSLGRKLLLHVGDIMHRDDKIPQVSKQATISQALMEMTAKGLGMTAVVDDEGHICGVFTDGDLRRTLDRGADLHTAPVTEVMTRGGVTTQAQSLAAEALKIMEDNKISGLLVVDEDKHVIGALNMHDLLRAGVV, encoded by the coding sequence TTGAAGCCCATACCCGTATCCAGCAAATCCGATGCCGAAAAACTCCAGGAACTTGGCCTGGCAGTGATCCGCACGGAGGCCCAGGCCGTTGCCGACCTGGCCCAGCGCATCGATGCCGGTTTTGTGCACGCCTGCGAATACATGCTGCACTGCACCGGACGTATCGTGGTTACGGGCATGGGTAAATCCGGTCACGTGGGCAACAAGATCGCCGCCACTCTGGCAAGCACCGGCAGCCCGTCTTTCTTCGTTCACCCCGGCGAGGCCAGCCACGGAGACCTGGGGATGATCACCAGTGGTGATGTGGTGCTGGCTCTGTCCAACTCAGGGGAAACCGCAGAGATCATTACCATTCTGCCCATTATCAAGCGTCTGGGCGTCCCACTGATCAGCATGACCGGCAATCCTGCCTCCACCCTGTCCCGGGAAGCAGAAGTCAACATCGACGTGAGCGTCAGCCGTGAAGCCTGTCCCCTGGGGCTTGCACCCACCGCCAGCACTACTGCCGCCCTGGCCATGGGCGACGCCCTGGCCGTGGCCCTCCTGGAAACCCGGGGCTTTACGGAACTGGATTTCGCCCGCTCCCATCCCGGTGGAAGCCTGGGGCGGAAGCTGCTGTTGCATGTCGGTGACATCATGCACCGGGACGACAAGATTCCCCAGGTGAGCAAACAGGCGACGATCAGCCAGGCACTCATGGAAATGACCGCAAAAGGCCTGGGAATGACCGCCGTGGTGGATGATGAAGGACATATTTGCGGCGTATTCACCGATGGCGACTTGCGCCGTACTCTGGATCGGGGCGCAGATCTGCACACCGCCCCTGTTACCGAAGTCATGACCCGGGGGGGCGTTACCACCCAGGCCCAAAGCCTGGCAGCCGAAGCCCTGAAGATCATGGAAGACAACAAGATCAGCGGTTTACTGGTGGTGGACGAAGACAAGCATGTGATCGGCGCACTCAATATGCATGACCTGCTGCGTGCGGGAGTGGTATAG
- a CDS encoding ABC transporter ATP-binding protein, whose translation MAPGRVPLSGDQAPLVRIRDLHFRRGNREIFSGLDIDIPRGGITAIMGPSGTGKTTLLKLIGGQLCPDQGSVEVDGLNVHELSRQDLYRLRMRMGMLFQSGALLTDLSVFENVAFPLREHTALPEPLLRKLVLLKLEAVGLRGARDLMPSELSGGMARRVALARAIALDPMMIMYDEPFTGQDPISLGVLVKLIRQLNDAARLTSILVSHDVEETNAIADLVYVISDGRVVESGDPARLTASGSEWTRQFMQGLPDGPVPFHYPAQPLEQDLFGEKS comes from the coding sequence ATGGCACCCGGACGGGTTCCCCTGTCCGGTGACCAAGCACCCCTGGTGCGTATCCGCGATCTGCATTTCAGGCGTGGGAATCGCGAAATATTTTCTGGACTGGATATCGATATCCCCCGGGGTGGGATCACCGCCATCATGGGGCCTTCCGGTACCGGCAAGACCACCCTTTTGAAGCTCATAGGCGGCCAGTTGTGTCCTGATCAGGGCAGTGTGGAAGTGGATGGCCTGAATGTTCACGAGCTGAGCCGCCAGGATCTCTACCGGCTGCGCATGCGCATGGGGATGCTGTTTCAAAGCGGCGCCCTGCTCACGGATCTGAGTGTTTTCGAGAATGTCGCCTTCCCCCTGCGTGAACATACTGCCTTGCCGGAGCCGTTGCTGCGCAAGCTGGTGCTGCTCAAGCTCGAAGCCGTGGGCCTGCGCGGGGCGAGGGATCTGATGCCCTCTGAACTTTCCGGCGGCATGGCGCGGCGGGTGGCGCTGGCGCGGGCCATCGCCCTGGATCCCATGATGATCATGTATGACGAGCCTTTCACTGGCCAGGACCCCATCTCCCTGGGAGTGCTGGTCAAACTCATACGTCAGCTCAATGATGCGGCGCGCCTGACCAGTATCCTGGTTTCCCATGATGTGGAAGAAACCAATGCCATTGCCGATCTGGTATATGTGATATCTGATGGCAGGGTCGTGGAGTCCGGTGACCCGGCCAGGTTGACGGCATCCGGATCCGAATGGACCCGGCAGTTCATGCAGGGTCTGCCGGATGGTCCCGTACCTTTTCATTATCCGGCACAACCCCTGGAACAGGATCTTTTTGGAGAGAAATCGTGA
- the mlaE gene encoding lipid asymmetry maintenance ABC transporter permease subunit MlaE yields the protein MVTGLLARLGQSGIIFLGHLGRATTLLVHILSSMGEVLRRPRLLLEQLFSVGVLTVLIIGVSGLFVGMVLSLQGYYILSQFAAEATLGVMVAASLVRELGPVVTALLFAGRAGSALTAEIGLMKATEQLSGLEMMAVDPVRRVLTPRFVAGLISMPLLAALFSALGVAGGWFVGVGLLGVDDGAWWGQMQARIDWNEDLLNGVIKSLVFGFACVWIAVFQGYNCLPTSAGVSRATTRTVVHSSLAVLALDFALTALMFN from the coding sequence ATCGTGACCGGGTTGCTGGCCAGACTGGGACAATCCGGTATCATCTTCCTGGGTCATCTGGGCCGGGCGACGACCTTGCTGGTGCATATTCTGTCGAGCATGGGTGAAGTCCTGCGACGCCCCCGGTTGCTGCTGGAGCAGCTGTTTTCCGTGGGGGTGCTAACGGTCCTGATCATTGGCGTGTCCGGCCTGTTCGTAGGCATGGTGCTGTCCCTGCAGGGATACTATATTCTGTCCCAGTTTGCTGCTGAGGCGACCTTGGGAGTGATGGTGGCAGCGTCCCTGGTGAGGGAGCTGGGTCCCGTGGTCACGGCACTGTTGTTCGCAGGTCGGGCGGGGTCGGCCCTTACGGCGGAGATAGGCCTGATGAAGGCCACGGAGCAGTTGTCGGGCCTGGAAATGATGGCTGTGGATCCGGTACGCCGGGTGCTCACGCCACGTTTCGTGGCGGGTTTGATTTCCATGCCCCTGCTGGCAGCCCTGTTCAGTGCTCTGGGCGTAGCCGGGGGCTGGTTTGTCGGAGTGGGTCTGCTGGGTGTGGATGATGGTGCCTGGTGGGGACAGATGCAGGCGCGTATCGATTGGAACGAAGACCTGCTCAATGGTGTCATAAAGAGCCTGGTGTTCGGTTTTGCCTGTGTATGGATCGCGGTGTTTCAGGGTTATAACTGCCTGCCGACCTCGGCAGGTGTGAGTCGGGCCACGACACGCACGGTAGTGCATTCGTCCCTGGCCGTGCTGGCCCTGGATTTTGCCCTTACGGCGCTGATGTTCAACTAA
- the mlaD gene encoding outer membrane lipid asymmetry maintenance protein MlaD, giving the protein MKSSRQLEILVGIFMAIGMVALFFLAMQVSNLGTLHTGDSYNVTARFDNIGSLKVKAPVTMAGVEVGRVANIGFDKERFQALVTMSIYAEYDDIPEDTYAKILTAGLLGEQYIGLDPGGSDTVLKAGSEIQITQSALVLEEVIGQFIFSKAQEGEK; this is encoded by the coding sequence ATGAAATCTTCACGACAACTGGAAATACTGGTCGGAATATTCATGGCCATTGGTATGGTGGCGCTGTTTTTTCTTGCCATGCAGGTCAGTAACCTGGGTACCCTGCACACGGGCGACAGCTACAATGTCACGGCCCGTTTCGACAATATCGGCAGCCTCAAGGTCAAGGCGCCGGTGACCATGGCAGGAGTCGAAGTGGGCCGGGTTGCCAACATCGGTTTCGACAAGGAGCGTTTTCAGGCCCTGGTCACCATGAGTATCTACGCGGAGTATGATGATATTCCGGAAGACACCTATGCGAAGATTCTTACCGCTGGACTGTTGGGTGAGCAATACATTGGCCTGGATCCCGGCGGCAGTGATACTGTCTTGAAGGCGGGCAGTGAAATCCAGATTACTCAGTCGGCTCTGGTTCTGGAAGAGGTGATCGGGCAATTCATATTCAGTAAGGCCCAGGAAGGTGAGAAATGA
- a CDS encoding MlaC/ttg2D family ABC transporter substrate-binding protein, protein MRYARMLMVVLLLAAGISTAADSEPEPVKLIRSTADYVLQQIRKRKPELEKDSSGIYALVQEKILPHFDFRIMSRGALGRYWRRATEAQKQRIAREFQELLVRTYATTLLNYSDQQVEYLPFRGKPDDRRVTVATRVHSQDGPPVPINYRLYRTSDGRWKIYDVVVDGVSLVSNYRSSFAAEVKKGGIEGLISSLARHNRKQRGA, encoded by the coding sequence ATGAGATATGCAAGGATGTTGATGGTCGTGCTGCTGCTGGCAGCAGGTATATCCACGGCTGCAGACAGTGAGCCGGAGCCGGTGAAGTTGATCCGCTCCACTGCGGACTATGTTTTACAGCAGATACGTAAGCGCAAGCCGGAACTGGAGAAGGACAGCAGCGGCATCTATGCACTGGTGCAGGAAAAAATCCTGCCGCATTTTGATTTCCGCATCATGAGCCGGGGTGCCCTGGGACGTTACTGGCGCCGGGCCACCGAGGCGCAGAAGCAGCGTATTGCCAGGGAATTTCAGGAACTGCTGGTGCGCACCTATGCCACCACCCTGCTCAATTATTCCGATCAGCAAGTGGAATATCTGCCGTTTCGCGGCAAGCCGGATGACAGACGGGTAACCGTGGCGACCCGGGTGCACAGCCAGGATGGCCCTCCGGTCCCCATCAACTACCGCCTGTATCGTACCAGCGATGGCCGCTGGAAGATCTATGATGTGGTGGTGGATGGCGTCAGCCTGGTTTCCAACTATCGCAGCAGTTTTGCTGCCGAGGTCAAAAAGGGCGGCATCGAGGGTTTGATCTCTTCTTTGGCCCGACACAATCGCAAACAGCGGGGAGCCTGA
- a CDS encoding STAS domain-containing protein has product MNAPAGVWELNGVLDLESIPGLWVEMANRIRSRDKLDVSLARVERASSAALALLLQGLEESRKVKCQLRYVDIPEDLLALARVSNVEKLLLS; this is encoded by the coding sequence ATGAATGCACCGGCCGGGGTATGGGAACTGAACGGGGTGCTGGATCTGGAAAGTATTCCCGGACTCTGGGTGGAAATGGCCAACCGGATCCGCTCCCGGGACAAATTGGATGTGTCGCTGGCCAGGGTGGAAAGAGCCAGTAGCGCGGCGCTGGCGCTGTTGCTGCAGGGGCTTGAAGAGTCGCGCAAGGTGAAATGCCAGCTGCGCTATGTCGATATTCCGGAAGATCTGTTGGCCCTGGCCCGGGTTTCCAATGTAGAGAAGCTGCTGTTGTCCTAA